A stretch of the Sphingomonas sp. CL5.1 genome encodes the following:
- a CDS encoding peptidase M61 — protein MKARLAIAALAPVTLAGAAAPDAAPLATVTITPARLGSPEGTGDVGVELSIPGVSAAAGTRLVTIGTWVPGMARPLTIRDMRLTDDGGAVPVSAAKGGQGPSDNTNEGWTIGRAVSGTLRVSYHLMVENVPLLRGGPPVQPRIDGASVSSVGAGLIAAVKTDAPYRIALRWDLSQAGAGAAAATSWGDGDVELPAGPLARLGDTVFMAGKIRSTPNPPAGPFLAVWGGTPSFDPAPSMEWTRRLHGWMSKFFGDTDEPAYRVFIRYNPMNAGGGAAFPHSFLMTWGAGVNGDNWKPILGHEMTHTWTAIDIGDGKWYSEGIAVYYQAQLAWRAGLMSTDDYLADLNMTASRYYTDALRSTPEDQVVAHFWEDTRIRVLPYDRGALYFAALNGMVRRASGGRRSIDELIFAMNRRAAAGDRLTEDDWLALIGKEAGPEALALHKAMLAGGLVLPRSDDFGPCFHRVEKPIRRFDLGFDNGSLLGDDKIVRGLKPGSEAEKAGLRNGDHIAYGVALDSVQAEVHHQLALTVTRDGKSFPLTYLPRGEAVPAYQWERVAGVPDEKCRP, from the coding sequence ATGAAGGCTCGTCTGGCAATCGCGGCGCTGGCGCCGGTCACTCTGGCGGGCGCCGCCGCGCCCGACGCCGCGCCGCTGGCGACCGTCACGATCACCCCGGCCAGGCTCGGTTCGCCGGAGGGCACCGGCGACGTCGGCGTCGAGCTGTCGATCCCCGGCGTGAGCGCGGCGGCGGGCACGCGGCTGGTGACGATCGGCACCTGGGTGCCCGGCATGGCGCGTCCGCTGACGATCCGTGACATGCGGCTGACGGACGACGGCGGCGCGGTGCCGGTCTCCGCCGCGAAGGGCGGACAGGGGCCGAGCGACAACACCAACGAGGGCTGGACGATCGGCCGCGCGGTCTCCGGCACCTTGCGCGTCAGCTATCACCTGATGGTCGAGAACGTGCCGCTGCTGCGCGGCGGGCCGCCGGTGCAGCCGCGCATCGACGGCGCGAGCGTGTCGAGCGTCGGCGCCGGGCTGATCGCCGCCGTGAAGACCGATGCCCCCTATCGCATCGCGCTGCGCTGGGACCTGTCCCAGGCGGGCGCGGGCGCGGCGGCGGCGACGAGCTGGGGCGACGGCGACGTCGAGCTGCCCGCCGGGCCGCTCGCGCGGCTGGGCGACACGGTGTTCATGGCGGGGAAGATCCGCTCCACTCCCAATCCCCCGGCCGGGCCGTTCCTGGCGGTATGGGGCGGCACGCCCAGCTTCGATCCCGCGCCGTCGATGGAATGGACGCGCCGGCTGCACGGCTGGATGAGCAAATTCTTCGGCGACACCGACGAGCCGGCCTATCGCGTCTTCATCCGCTACAACCCGATGAACGCGGGCGGCGGCGCCGCCTTTCCGCATTCGTTCCTGATGACATGGGGCGCGGGCGTGAACGGCGACAACTGGAAGCCGATCCTGGGCCATGAGATGACGCATACCTGGACGGCGATCGATATCGGCGACGGCAAATGGTATTCGGAAGGGATCGCGGTCTATTACCAGGCGCAGCTCGCCTGGCGCGCCGGGCTGATGTCGACCGACGATTATCTCGCCGACCTCAACATGACGGCGAGCCGCTATTACACCGACGCGCTGCGCTCGACCCCCGAGGATCAGGTGGTGGCGCATTTCTGGGAGGATACGCGCATCCGCGTGCTGCCCTATGATCGCGGCGCGCTCTATTTCGCCGCGCTGAACGGCATGGTCCGCCGCGCCTCGGGAGGCAGGCGATCGATCGACGAGCTGATCTTCGCGATGAACCGGCGCGCCGCCGCCGGCGACAGGCTGACCGAGGACGACTGGCTCGCGCTGATCGGCAAGGAAGCGGGGCCGGAGGCGCTGGCGCTGCACAAGGCGATGCTGGCGGGCGGCCTCGTGCTGCCGCGATCGGACGATTTCGGGCCGTGCTTCCACCGGGTGGAAAAGCCGATCCGCCGCTTCGACCTCGGCTTCGACAATGGCTCGCTGCTCGGCGACGACAAGATCGTGCGGGGGCTGAAGCCCGGCTCCGAGGCCGAAAAGGCCGGGCTGCGCAACGGCGATCACATCGCATATGGCGTCGCGCTCGACAGCGTGCAGGCCGAGGTCCACCACCAGCTCGCGCTGACCGTCACGCGCGACGGCAAGAGCTTCCCGCTCACCTATCTGCCGCGCGGCGAGGCGGTGCCGGCCTATCAATGGGAACGCGTGGCCGGCGTGCCCGACGAAAAGTGCCGGCCGTGA
- a CDS encoding CapA family protein, which yields MSVRTILRHAAAAAALGLAIGGASAQVKPSNEPEDFLRAPPKPSTLKGHFSLVAIGDLLYSHPYAQSPDPELQKVLAITRAGDVTIGNREGMFFDLGTFKGTGYGNGMLWSEAAIGPDMKAMGVDMVSMANNHSTDWGGEGLRESARLLDEAGIVHAGSGPNQRSARAAAILTTPQGRIALVSTASTFKPNAGADDAFEGVPQRTGISILRTRAIHLVDADQLARVKWLATRLASPLAPAPAADATEVTLDDTIYRLSDRPGLHYDMDLYDHAALLKAVREAKDKADLVVFTIHAHESPTGVDDDTPQPPDFLIRLFHDAVDAGADMILGGGPHSLRGVEIYKGKVVLYGMGAFFLNGEIKALQETAFAEWPDATGHAPPPAPPERSVRKGGNPKSWYDGMVATTEFVDGRAKTVRLYPLDLGNTYDRARRGIPHLADPANARRILADLQRFSAPFGTKIAIEGSVGVIRLP from the coding sequence GTGAGCGTGCGGACGATCCTGCGCCACGCCGCCGCGGCGGCCGCGCTCGGCCTCGCCATCGGCGGGGCATCGGCGCAGGTGAAGCCCTCGAACGAACCGGAGGATTTCCTCAGGGCGCCGCCCAAGCCATCGACGCTGAAGGGCCATTTCTCGCTCGTGGCGATCGGCGACCTGCTCTACTCGCACCCTTACGCGCAAAGCCCCGATCCCGAATTGCAGAAGGTGCTGGCGATCACGCGCGCGGGGGACGTGACGATCGGCAACCGCGAGGGCATGTTCTTCGATCTCGGGACGTTCAAGGGCACCGGCTACGGCAACGGCATGTTGTGGAGCGAGGCGGCGATCGGCCCGGACATGAAGGCGATGGGCGTCGACATGGTGTCGATGGCCAACAACCATTCGACCGACTGGGGCGGCGAGGGGTTGCGTGAATCCGCGCGGCTGCTCGACGAGGCCGGCATCGTCCATGCCGGCAGCGGGCCGAACCAGCGCTCGGCGCGGGCGGCGGCGATCCTGACGACGCCGCAGGGTCGCATCGCGCTCGTCTCGACCGCCTCCACCTTCAAGCCCAATGCCGGCGCCGACGATGCGTTCGAGGGCGTGCCGCAGCGCACCGGGATCAGCATTCTGCGCACGCGCGCGATCCACCTCGTCGACGCCGACCAGCTCGCCAGGGTGAAATGGCTGGCGACCCGGCTCGCCTCGCCGCTCGCCCCCGCGCCGGCGGCGGACGCGACCGAGGTGACCCTCGACGACACCATATACCGCCTGTCCGACCGGCCGGGCCTTCACTACGACATGGACCTGTACGACCATGCCGCGCTGCTGAAGGCGGTGCGCGAGGCGAAGGACAAGGCCGACCTCGTCGTCTTCACCATCCACGCGCACGAAAGCCCGACCGGGGTGGACGACGACACGCCGCAGCCGCCCGATTTCCTGATCCGGCTTTTCCACGACGCGGTCGACGCGGGCGCCGACATGATCCTGGGCGGCGGCCCGCATTCGCTGCGCGGGGTGGAGATCTACAAGGGCAAGGTGGTGCTCTACGGGATGGGCGCGTTCTTCCTCAACGGCGAGATCAAGGCGTTGCAGGAAACCGCGTTCGCCGAATGGCCCGACGCGACCGGCCACGCGCCGCCGCCCGCCCCGCCCGAGCGATCGGTGCGCAAGGGCGGCAACCCCAAAAGCTGGTATGACGGCATGGTCGCGACGACCGAGTTCGTCGACGGCAGGGCGAAAACGGTGCGGCTCTACCCGCTCGATCTCGGCAACACCTATGATCGCGCGCGGCGCGGCATCCCGCACCTCGCCGATCCGGCGAACGCGCGGCGCATCCTCGCCGACCTGCAACGCTTCTCGGCCCCGTTCGGGACGAAGATCGCAATAGAGGGATCGGTCGGGGTGATCCGCCTGCCCTGA
- a CDS encoding RNA polymerase sigma factor → MRREAVKVIADLSVRFRPALMAFFLRRIHNFTEAEDLTQEVLLRVAQKSETLDTGRPDAYVFQIAANLLRDRARRSNVREAYLRGAAIIEEARVEERDPDRVLQGKQSLATVIAALHEMPERTRTIFILFRLENLKQHQIADMLGVSVRTVEQHVVRASLFLRQKFGEES, encoded by the coding sequence ATGCGAAGGGAGGCGGTCAAGGTCATCGCCGACCTGAGCGTGCGCTTCCGCCCCGCGCTGATGGCGTTCTTCCTGCGCCGCATCCATAATTTCACTGAGGCCGAGGATCTGACGCAGGAAGTGCTGCTGCGCGTCGCGCAGAAGAGCGAGACGCTCGATACCGGCCGCCCCGACGCCTATGTCTTCCAGATCGCCGCCAACCTGCTGCGCGACCGGGCGCGGCGCAGCAATGTGCGCGAGGCATATCTGCGCGGCGCCGCGATCATCGAGGAGGCGCGGGTCGAGGAGCGCGACCCCGACCGCGTGCTGCAGGGCAAGCAATCGCTTGCCACGGTCATCGCGGCGCTGCACGAAATGCCCGAGCGCACGCGCACGATCTTCATCCTGTTCCGCCTGGAGAACCTCAAGCAGCACCAGATCGCCGACATGCTCGGGGTATCGGTGCGGACCGTCGAGCAGCATGTCGTGCGCGCGAGCCTGTTCCTGCGCCAGAAGTTCGGAGAAGAAAGTTGA
- a CDS encoding FecR domain-containing protein, whose translation MTTDRPHLADDPFEEAAYWAVRLAEAPPAFAEQARFEAWLNADPLNIARMEDIVRSWEAVEAHAAAEPIMELRQAALASARASATAHERAWHGIGWRAALAAASLLIAVMGAGVWLILQPTEYRTGIGERRLVTLADGSTLSLDAGSAVDVLYSRGQRELTVEQGRAKFVVAKDPLRPFTVRAGSKLVVATGTAFSVERLRDSVHVVLYEGHVALLDATTPRYRPIGLRGAADKGPVGRLLAPDQQVTLPAGDAPADATDVAVVTPADPVRSLAWESGQLIFNDEPLPRVVERINRYADRPLRLGDDSARALRVSGVFRAGDTGALVQGLQAAFHVHVREEPNAVAIFGGDPPG comes from the coding sequence TTGACCACCGACCGCCCGCATCTCGCGGACGATCCGTTCGAGGAAGCCGCCTATTGGGCGGTGCGCCTCGCCGAAGCGCCGCCGGCATTCGCCGAGCAGGCGCGGTTCGAGGCGTGGCTCAACGCCGATCCGCTCAACATCGCGAGGATGGAGGACATCGTCCGCAGCTGGGAAGCGGTCGAGGCGCACGCCGCCGCCGAGCCGATCATGGAGCTGCGCCAGGCCGCGCTCGCCTCGGCGCGCGCCAGCGCGACCGCGCACGAGCGCGCGTGGCACGGCATCGGCTGGCGCGCCGCGCTCGCCGCCGCCTCGCTGCTGATCGCGGTGATGGGCGCGGGCGTGTGGCTGATCCTGCAACCGACCGAATATCGCACCGGTATCGGCGAACGGCGCCTGGTGACGCTGGCCGATGGCTCCACGCTGTCGCTCGACGCCGGCAGCGCCGTGGACGTGCTCTATTCGCGCGGCCAGCGCGAGCTTACCGTCGAGCAGGGGCGCGCGAAGTTCGTCGTCGCCAAGGACCCGCTGCGCCCCTTCACGGTGCGCGCGGGATCGAAGCTGGTCGTCGCGACCGGCACCGCGTTCAGCGTCGAGCGGCTGCGCGACAGCGTCCATGTGGTGCTCTACGAAGGCCATGTCGCGCTGCTCGACGCGACGACGCCGCGCTACCGCCCGATCGGGCTGCGCGGCGCGGCGGACAAGGGACCGGTCGGCCGCCTGCTCGCGCCCGACCAGCAGGTGACGCTGCCCGCCGGCGACGCGCCCGCCGACGCGACCGACGTGGCGGTCGTGACGCCCGCCGACCCGGTGCGCTCGCTGGCGTGGGAGAGCGGGCAGCTGATCTTCAACGACGAGCCGCTGCCGCGCGTGGTGGAGCGGATCAACCGCTATGCCGACCGGCCGCTGCGCCTGGGCGACGACAGCGCGCGCGCGCTGCGCGTGTCGGGCGTGTTCCGTGCCGGCGATACCGGAGCGCTCGTCCAGGGCCTGCAGGCCGCGTTCCACGTCCATGTGCGGGAGGAGCCGAACGCCGTGGCGATTTTCGGTGGCGATCCGCCCGGGTGA
- a CDS encoding TonB-dependent receptor has protein sequence MRDMGTGVAFGAMATALVAVAAPAAAQAQAYNLDIPAGSLGDSLRALGQTSAQQIIFSEASVRGMAAPALHGSYTIDEALGRLLAGTALRTTRTSGGVFYVGAPAEAPEAAAGNAAPPGPDVIVTGTRIRSTSQVTAAPVTRISSEQFTERGVVQVGDMLNQVTSNVPELPQAPFSGVPAGSGQTFPNLFGLGEGRTLTLLNGRRMVTSSSGLGARVVDVNTIPAGLIDHIDVVEAGGAAVYGSDAIAGVVNYVLKRNFSGVEIDAQNMVSGRGKYSQPFARITAGKNFADGKGNIAVDVEYSRTDPLLETDLPYFERGPRSVTNFANTGPNDGQPPTVIAYGGHLWRFNGNGVIFANNASAPSNLLRINGSPVQFSPDGQSIIPYNTGAIQLSSPTVASSTALGGEGFDTRLLSTFLTGVERYTGSAIGHYDFSDHVRLSGEFLYSHQRGTDTLATEDIQRAVGGGATFSAVSFTKTNPFLTASQIAALSAASPGFAAGGPLWLSKYFDILPTREGISTTNTWRALLALDGDFTLGDHNFYWSLSGSHGETNSVTGNWAQYFDHFNNAINSVRNGSGQIVCAINADADPTNDDPSCAPVNPFSNDAVSAAARAYVSTYLRQTVRNKQDDFLATLGGEIVKLPAGAAQFSVAFEHRYESAAFIPSDTLLNGYGGYASVAEAGRYHTDEYSGELLIPIMGKDFKLPLVEALVATGSFRHVDNSLAGKENVWGAGLRWTVGWGLTLRASRSRNFSAPTLDQQFAPVNVNPGNPASDPCDVTLIGSGSNPSARRANCIALFNANPGYGLNTLPAGVANTAENRLANFNDPSINTGRVTITTQGNPGLKNEISNTLTFGAVYEPRYIPGLSISADYIRVDLKDALSPFAIGDFLNACYDNVVQPAAICSTFTRDADGYLATGTEETFNAGSLRYRGEVYKVNYHLPLSRVFDGDPGTLDFHVEATHNRYFNTSVTGFDNTRSDGTVAAPDWRLRFDLNYGRGPFRAFYSFYFLPDAKASFTATADTTTVPVLQANATHSISFQYDAGRRFTFRFGVNNLTNRTPPPPSRTYGDIYGRRFFAGAQVHF, from the coding sequence ATGCGCGATATGGGGACGGGCGTGGCTTTCGGGGCGATGGCGACGGCGCTGGTCGCCGTGGCGGCGCCGGCGGCGGCACAGGCACAGGCATATAATCTCGACATTCCGGCGGGGAGCCTGGGCGACAGCCTGCGCGCGTTGGGGCAGACCTCGGCGCAGCAGATCATCTTCTCCGAGGCATCGGTGCGCGGCATGGCCGCCCCGGCGCTGCACGGCAGCTATACGATCGACGAGGCGCTGGGCCGGCTGCTCGCGGGCACCGCGCTGCGCACGACGCGGACATCGGGCGGCGTGTTCTACGTCGGCGCCCCGGCGGAGGCGCCGGAAGCGGCCGCCGGGAACGCCGCGCCTCCCGGCCCGGACGTGATCGTCACCGGCACGCGCATCCGGTCGACGAGCCAGGTGACCGCCGCGCCGGTCACCCGCATCAGCAGCGAGCAATTCACCGAGCGCGGGGTGGTGCAGGTCGGCGACATGCTGAACCAGGTCACCTCCAACGTGCCCGAGCTGCCGCAGGCGCCGTTCTCCGGCGTGCCGGCCGGCTCGGGCCAGACCTTCCCCAATTTGTTCGGTTTGGGCGAGGGACGCACGCTGACGCTGCTCAACGGCCGGCGCATGGTCACGTCGTCGTCGGGCCTCGGCGCGCGGGTGGTCGACGTCAACACGATCCCGGCGGGCCTTATCGATCATATCGACGTGGTCGAGGCGGGCGGGGCGGCGGTGTACGGCTCGGACGCGATCGCCGGCGTCGTCAACTACGTGCTCAAGCGCAACTTCTCGGGCGTCGAGATCGACGCGCAGAACATGGTTTCGGGCCGCGGCAAATATTCGCAGCCGTTCGCGCGGATCACGGCGGGCAAGAACTTCGCCGACGGCAAGGGCAACATCGCAGTCGACGTGGAATATTCGCGCACCGATCCGCTGCTCGAAACCGACCTGCCCTATTTCGAGAGAGGCCCGCGCAGCGTCACCAACTTCGCGAACACCGGCCCCAATGACGGCCAGCCGCCGACGGTGATCGCCTATGGCGGCCACCTGTGGCGCTTCAACGGCAACGGCGTGATCTTCGCCAACAACGCGAGCGCGCCGTCCAACCTGCTGCGGATCAACGGCTCGCCGGTGCAATTCTCGCCGGACGGCCAGTCGATCATCCCGTACAACACCGGCGCGATCCAGCTCAGCAGCCCGACCGTGGCGAGCAGCACCGCGCTGGGCGGCGAGGGCTTCGACACGCGCCTGCTGTCGACCTTCCTGACCGGCGTCGAACGCTACACCGGCTCGGCGATCGGCCATTACGATTTCAGCGACCACGTCCGCCTGTCGGGTGAGTTCCTGTATTCGCACCAGCGCGGCACCGACACGCTCGCGACGGAGGACATCCAGCGCGCGGTCGGCGGCGGCGCGACCTTCTCCGCGGTCAGCTTCACCAAGACCAATCCTTTCCTCACCGCCTCGCAGATCGCCGCGTTGAGCGCGGCCAGCCCCGGCTTCGCCGCCGGCGGGCCGCTGTGGCTGTCCAAATATTTCGACATCCTGCCGACCCGCGAGGGCATCAGCACGACCAACACCTGGCGCGCGCTGCTGGCGCTGGACGGCGACTTCACGCTCGGCGACCATAATTTCTACTGGAGCCTGTCGGGCAGCCATGGCGAGACCAACTCGGTCACCGGCAACTGGGCGCAATATTTCGATCACTTCAACAATGCGATCAATTCGGTGCGCAACGGATCGGGCCAGATTGTCTGCGCGATCAATGCCGATGCCGATCCGACCAACGACGATCCGTCCTGCGCGCCGGTCAATCCGTTCAGCAACGACGCGGTGTCGGCGGCGGCGCGCGCCTATGTCTCGACCTATCTCCGGCAGACGGTGCGCAACAAGCAGGATGATTTCCTCGCCACCCTCGGGGGCGAAATCGTGAAGCTGCCGGCCGGCGCGGCGCAATTCAGCGTCGCCTTCGAACATCGCTACGAGAGCGCGGCGTTCATCCCGTCCGACACGTTGCTCAACGGCTATGGCGGCTATGCCAGCGTCGCCGAAGCGGGCCGATACCACACCGACGAATATTCGGGCGAATTGCTGATCCCGATCATGGGCAAGGATTTCAAGCTGCCGCTGGTCGAGGCGCTGGTGGCGACCGGCTCGTTCCGTCACGTCGACAACTCGCTGGCCGGCAAGGAGAACGTGTGGGGGGCGGGCCTTCGCTGGACGGTCGGCTGGGGGTTGACGCTGCGCGCCTCGCGCAGCCGGAACTTCAGCGCGCCGACGCTCGACCAGCAGTTCGCGCCGGTCAACGTCAATCCCGGCAATCCGGCGAGCGATCCGTGCGACGTCACGCTCATCGGCTCCGGCTCGAACCCGTCGGCGCGGCGCGCGAACTGCATCGCGCTGTTCAACGCCAACCCGGGCTATGGCCTCAACACGCTGCCCGCCGGCGTCGCGAACACGGCGGAGAACCGGCTGGCCAATTTCAACGATCCGTCGATCAACACCGGCCGGGTGACGATCACCACGCAGGGCAACCCCGGCCTGAAGAACGAGATATCGAACACGCTGACGTTCGGCGCGGTATATGAGCCGCGCTACATCCCCGGCCTGTCGATCAGCGCCGACTATATCCGGGTCGACCTGAAGGACGCGCTGTCGCCCTTCGCGATCGGCGACTTCCTCAACGCCTGTTACGACAATGTCGTCCAGCCGGCGGCGATCTGCTCCACCTTCACCCGCGACGCCGACGGCTATCTCGCGACCGGCACCGAGGAGACCTTCAACGCCGGTTCGCTGAGATATCGCGGCGAGGTCTATAAGGTGAACTATCACCTGCCCTTGTCGCGGGTGTTCGACGGCGACCCCGGAACGCTGGATTTCCATGTCGAGGCGACGCACAACCGTTACTTCAACACCTCGGTCACCGGGTTCGACAACACGCGCAGCGACGGCACCGTGGCGGCGCCGGACTGGCGCCTGCGGTTCGACCTCAACTACGGCAGGGGGCCGTTCCGGGCGTTCTATTCCTTCTATTTCCTGCCCGACGCCAAGGCGAGCTTCACCGCGACGGCCGACACCACGACGGTGCCGGTCCTGCAAGCCAATGCCACCCATTCGATATCGTTCCAGTATGACGCCGGCAGGAGGTTCACCTTCCGCTTCGGGGTCAACAACCTGACCAACCGGACGCCGCCGCCGCCCTCGCGCACCTATGGGGACATCTATGGGCGGCGCTTCTTCGCCGGGGCGCAGGTCCACTTCTGA
- a CDS encoding MFS transporter has protein sequence MPTDHDDAPGGPAATILLCFVTAMLEGADIISMGLAAPTVVRIFGFAPQQMAAILTAAIVGMMGGAVIGGRAGDRLGRRRVLLFALAAVAIFSLATTQAASFEGFMLARFLCGLGLGGALPNLIAIVAEASRPRARATSVSFMLAGQPVGGSLLGLLVAAQGTALDWRLVFFIGGALPLMILPALFLLLPESVAFLDASRRVPGEAARLGFAQALFSGGRGAITLLLWLSYGFTQVVVYLINNWLPTLMVAKGFGARDAALISALENMGAVAGCILLAIVVDRGRIRSVIMVTYAMMIVSLLALAASTSFAAVVVAGVLTGFFVVGGQLMLYTVAPAYYATLIRATGVGSAVSVGRLGAIAGPLAAGQLLALGLTPAAVLAAAAPCLLIAGAAVGRLVYGYRPATESATV, from the coding sequence ATGCCGACCGATCATGACGACGCGCCGGGCGGCCCCGCCGCGACCATCCTGCTGTGCTTCGTCACCGCGATGCTGGAGGGGGCGGACATCATCTCGATGGGGTTGGCCGCGCCCACCGTCGTGCGCATCTTCGGCTTCGCGCCGCAGCAGATGGCGGCGATCCTGACCGCCGCGATCGTCGGCATGATGGGCGGCGCGGTGATCGGCGGGCGCGCGGGCGACCGGCTCGGGCGGCGGCGGGTGCTGCTGTTCGCGCTGGCGGCGGTGGCGATCTTCTCGCTGGCGACGACGCAGGCGGCCAGCTTCGAAGGGTTCATGCTGGCGCGGTTCCTGTGCGGGCTGGGGCTGGGCGGCGCGTTGCCCAACCTCATCGCGATCGTCGCCGAGGCATCGCGGCCGCGCGCGCGGGCCACCTCGGTCAGCTTCATGCTCGCCGGGCAGCCGGTGGGCGGCTCGCTGCTCGGGCTGCTCGTCGCCGCGCAGGGGACCGCGCTCGACTGGCGGCTGGTGTTCTTCATCGGCGGCGCGCTGCCGCTGATGATCCTGCCGGCCCTGTTCCTGCTGCTGCCCGAATCGGTGGCCTTCCTCGACGCCAGCCGCCGCGTGCCGGGCGAGGCGGCGCGCCTCGGCTTCGCCCAGGCATTGTTCAGCGGCGGACGCGGCGCGATCACGCTGCTGCTGTGGCTCAGCTACGGCTTCACCCAGGTGGTGGTGTACCTGATAAACAACTGGCTGCCGACGCTGATGGTGGCCAAGGGCTTCGGCGCGCGCGACGCCGCGCTGATCTCCGCGCTCGAGAATATGGGCGCGGTCGCCGGGTGCATCCTGCTGGCGATCGTCGTCGATCGCGGACGCATCCGCTCGGTCATCATGGTCACCTATGCGATGATGATCGTCTCGCTGCTGGCGCTGGCCGCGTCGACCAGCTTCGCGGCGGTGGTCGTGGCGGGCGTGCTGACCGGCTTCTTCGTCGTCGGCGGGCAGCTCATGCTCTACACCGTCGCGCCGGCTTATTACGCGACGCTTATCCGCGCGACCGGCGTGGGATCGGCGGTGTCGGTCGGGCGGCTGGGGGCGATCGCCGGGCCATTGGCGGCGGGACAGCTGCTCGCCCTGGGGCTGACCCCGGCGGCGGTGCTGGCGGCGGCGGCGCCATGCCTGCTGATCGCCGGGGCGGCGGTCGGGCGGCTGGTCTATGGCTACCGGCCGGCGACCGAATCCGCTACCGTCTGA
- a CDS encoding aminotransferase class V-fold PLP-dependent enzyme: MEFSRRSLLATGTGLLPAIAAAGAAAPAAVPDRARFRFAGTYLDAAFTHPLSDIAATAGEAYLAARARDPQAVGPAHNARRAAVAAFARLVNVDAADIAVVPSTMDGENLVNLALRTGPGAGVVTDAGHYDASLAIYGELAKRGAPVAVARPREGGRIDLADIKAAIGRETRLLAVSLVSGSTGFTYDLAELCAIAHAHGALVYADIIQAAGAMPVDLRASGVDFACCGTYKWLMGDFGAAFLYVRPDRRDRLHRVEVGWRQIRARQGHALPFEPPGPAIGDYALGEDTAALFEVSTPAWGALAIAAASIEAILATGVERIALQRAPLIARLRDALAGWDAIPLTPPRGAGPILAYAVKDAARRFDAPLKAAGVTISTYDDRIRVSPSVYNTPADIDRLVAVLLNA; the protein is encoded by the coding sequence ATGGAGTTCAGCCGCCGCTCCCTGCTGGCGACGGGCACCGGCCTGTTGCCGGCGATCGCCGCGGCCGGAGCGGCCGCGCCCGCCGCCGTGCCCGATCGGGCGCGCTTCCGTTTCGCCGGGACCTATCTCGACGCCGCCTTCACGCATCCGCTGAGCGATATCGCCGCGACGGCGGGCGAAGCCTATCTCGCGGCGCGCGCCCGCGATCCGCAAGCGGTCGGCCCCGCCCACAACGCGCGCCGCGCCGCGGTCGCGGCGTTCGCGCGGCTGGTCAATGTCGATGCCGCCGACATCGCGGTGGTACCGAGCACGATGGACGGCGAGAACCTGGTCAACCTCGCGCTGCGCACCGGGCCGGGCGCCGGGGTGGTGACCGACGCGGGACATTACGACGCGTCGCTGGCGATCTATGGCGAGCTGGCGAAGCGCGGCGCGCCGGTCGCGGTGGCGCGGCCGCGCGAGGGAGGGCGGATCGATCTCGCCGACATCAAGGCGGCGATCGGCCGCGAGACGCGGCTGCTGGCGGTGTCGCTGGTGTCGGGCAGCACCGGCTTCACCTACGACCTGGCGGAGCTGTGCGCGATCGCGCATGCCCACGGCGCATTGGTCTATGCCGACATCATCCAGGCCGCCGGGGCGATGCCGGTCGACTTGCGCGCCAGCGGCGTCGATTTCGCCTGCTGCGGCACGTACAAATGGCTGATGGGCGATTTCGGCGCGGCGTTCCTCTATGTTCGCCCGGACCGGCGCGACCGCTTGCATCGCGTGGAGGTCGGCTGGCGCCAGATTCGCGCCCGGCAAGGCCATGCGCTGCCTTTCGAGCCGCCCGGCCCCGCGATCGGCGATTATGCGCTGGGCGAGGACACCGCCGCGCTGTTCGAGGTCAGCACCCCGGCCTGGGGCGCGCTGGCGATCGCCGCCGCCTCGATCGAGGCGATCCTGGCGACGGGTGTCGAGCGCATCGCGTTGCAACGCGCGCCGCTGATCGCGCGATTGCGCGATGCCCTCGCCGGGTGGGACGCGATCCCGCTGACGCCGCCGCGCGGCGCGGGGCCGATCCTGGCCTATGCGGTGAAGGACGCCGCCCGCCGGTTCGACGCGCCGCTCAAGGCCGCCGGTGTGACGATCTCGACCTATGACGATCGCATCCGCGTCTCGCCCTCGGTTTACAACACCCCGGCGGACATCGACCGGCTGGTTGCGGTGCTGCTCAATGCCTAG